One region of Priestia megaterium genomic DNA includes:
- a CDS encoding SDR family oxidoreductase, translating into MHIKDLFDLTGKTAIITGGGRGLGEQMAEGLAEAGANIVLCSRKKEACQQVADRLATVGVKTLALACDISQPEDIKNVVDQTIETFGRIDILINNSGATWGASAEEMPLEAWQKVMNINVTGTFLMSQEAGKEMIKQKAGKIINIASIAGLGGTDPQYMDTIGYNTSKGAVITFTKDLAVKWGQHNIQVNAIAPGFFPTKMSGAIMEQGKDYFLSQTPLKRFGSEADLKGAAVFLASAASNYITGDILTVDGGVHAM; encoded by the coding sequence ATGCACATAAAGGATCTGTTTGATTTAACTGGAAAAACAGCTATTATTACCGGAGGAGGCAGAGGATTAGGAGAGCAAATGGCAGAAGGGCTTGCAGAGGCAGGGGCAAATATTGTTCTATGCTCAAGAAAAAAAGAAGCATGTCAGCAAGTGGCTGATCGATTGGCCACCGTGGGCGTAAAAACCCTCGCTTTAGCATGTGACATCAGTCAGCCTGAAGATATTAAAAATGTCGTGGATCAAACGATTGAAACATTTGGACGCATCGATATCTTAATTAACAACAGCGGAGCTACGTGGGGAGCTTCGGCTGAAGAAATGCCTCTTGAAGCATGGCAAAAAGTGATGAATATTAATGTGACGGGCACGTTTTTAATGTCACAAGAAGCTGGAAAAGAAATGATTAAACAAAAAGCTGGTAAGATTATTAACATTGCTTCAATTGCGGGTCTTGGAGGAACGGACCCTCAGTATATGGATACAATCGGGTACAACACGAGTAAAGGAGCGGTCATTACGTTCACGAAAGATTTAGCTGTCAAATGGGGACAGCATAATATTCAAGTTAATGCAATTGCGCCGGGATTTTTTCCTACTAAAATGTCAGGTGCGATTATGGAACAAGGAAAAGATTATTTTCTAAGTCAAACCCCTTTAAAACGCTTTGGCTCCGAAGCTGATTTAAAAGGAGCGGCTGTTTTTCTTGCTTCTGCAGCGTCTAATTATATTACGGGCGATATTCTGACAGTAGACGGTGGAGTTCATGCTATGTGA